The Methylomusa anaerophila genome has a segment encoding these proteins:
- a CDS encoding 3D domain-containing protein translates to MSDETPAQACRCKKLALIVALVVTSLVATGFIWAAKQIHIVADDRHYSLNTIYNKPQRILQQAGITLNPEDEYRLSTAKLENGTAIEVYRAVPVTVTYQGKVTSLNTGKPTVREVADMLNIPHENIRLEPGDAVRPTAGLNIRAIILSEKTVEQEITAPYPIVHQPDANREKGVEETVEAGANGLKKVTFRLKFEDGTQVSSEVSSETDVIPAKPQIIKVGTRDTVETSRGTLRFRNIKYMEASAYLPTDGSSGGLTASGIPARQGIAAVDPAVIPLGTRVYVNGYGLALAADTGVAVTGNKIDLCMEDYYEAMGFGRRTVKVYILE, encoded by the coding sequence ATGAGCGATGAAACGCCTGCGCAAGCATGCCGATGCAAGAAGCTGGCGCTGATTGTAGCGTTGGTGGTAACATCACTGGTGGCAACCGGATTCATTTGGGCTGCAAAGCAGATACACATTGTGGCGGATGATCGACATTACTCCCTAAATACAATATATAATAAACCGCAAAGAATATTGCAGCAAGCCGGGATAACCTTGAATCCGGAAGATGAATACCGGCTGTCAACAGCAAAACTTGAAAACGGTACGGCAATTGAAGTATATCGTGCCGTGCCGGTAACGGTTACTTATCAAGGCAAGGTCACCAGCCTCAACACCGGAAAGCCAACCGTGCGCGAAGTTGCCGATATGCTTAATATACCGCACGAGAATATCAGGCTTGAACCTGGTGATGCCGTACGACCTACCGCCGGGCTCAACATCAGGGCCATCATACTCAGTGAAAAGACTGTTGAGCAAGAGATTACCGCTCCCTATCCGATCGTTCATCAACCGGACGCCAACAGGGAAAAAGGAGTGGAAGAAACGGTGGAAGCCGGTGCAAACGGCTTAAAGAAAGTAACTTTTCGTCTTAAGTTTGAAGATGGGACGCAGGTAAGTTCCGAAGTATCGTCGGAGACCGACGTTATACCCGCTAAACCGCAAATCATTAAGGTAGGTACCCGGGATACAGTGGAAACATCAAGGGGAACCTTGCGTTTCCGGAATATAAAATATATGGAGGCTTCCGCCTACTTGCCTACCGACGGATCATCAGGAGGGCTTACGGCTTCAGGCATACCCGCGCGGCAGGGCATAGCGGCCGTGGACCCGGCTGTAATTCCGCTTGGCACCAGAGTGTATGTAAACGGCTACGGCCTGGCTCTGGCTGCCGACACAGGCGTTGCTGTCACAGGCAACAAAATTGACCTTTGCATGGAAGATTATTACGAGGCCATGGGGTTTGGCAGGCGAACAGTGAAAGTTTATATTCTCGAATAA
- the lpxA gene encoding acyl-ACP--UDP-N-acetylglucosamine O-acyltransferase: MMPETVVIPIKRIHETAVIHPNARIGRDAVIGPYAVIGENVRIDDGAHIGAHAVIDGWTQIGKNCMVFPGASIGAEPQDLKFRGEKSYVFIGDNTKIREFATINRATGEGEETRVGSNCMLQSYTHVAHNCVIGNHVIMSSAAMLAGHVVVEDRAIIGGQVGVHQFVKIGRNAMVGGASKVVQDVPPFVTVDGHPASVRGLNKVGIARAGIGELARRNLKKAYKILYCSGLNLAQATAVMEEELESCEEVEHLLRFLRNVGRGICRSRKGAGEAESIQLDVISLNK, encoded by the coding sequence ATGATGCCGGAAACGGTTGTTATACCTATTAAACGGATCCATGAAACTGCGGTTATTCATCCCAATGCCCGCATCGGCAGGGATGCTGTGATCGGGCCATACGCCGTGATTGGTGAAAACGTGCGGATTGATGACGGTGCGCATATCGGCGCCCATGCAGTTATTGACGGGTGGACCCAAATTGGTAAGAACTGTATGGTCTTTCCCGGCGCATCTATCGGCGCTGAACCGCAGGACCTTAAGTTCCGCGGCGAAAAAAGCTACGTCTTTATCGGTGACAACACCAAGATCCGGGAATTCGCCACAATCAACCGCGCTACCGGCGAAGGGGAGGAAACCCGGGTAGGTTCCAACTGTATGTTACAGTCGTATACCCATGTTGCCCACAACTGCGTTATCGGCAATCATGTCATTATGTCCAGCGCCGCCATGCTGGCCGGCCACGTGGTGGTGGAAGACCGGGCCATAATCGGGGGGCAGGTCGGTGTGCACCAGTTTGTCAAAATCGGTCGCAACGCCATGGTGGGCGGAGCTTCCAAAGTGGTGCAGGATGTGCCGCCATTTGTTACTGTGGATGGTCACCCGGCCAGCGTACGCGGTCTGAATAAAGTTGGTATAGCCCGCGCGGGTATCGGCGAATTGGCCCGCCGCAATCTGAAAAAGGCTTATAAAATATTATACTGTTCCGGTTTAAACCTGGCCCAGGCTACCGCTGTTATGGAAGAGGAACTTGAATCCTGCGAGGAAGTCGAGCACCTGCTGCGATTCCTGCGGAATGTGGGACGAGGTATCTGCCGCAGCCGAAAAGGAGCAGGCGAAGCGGAAAGTATTCAGCTTGATGTTATTAGTCTTAACAAGTAA
- a CDS encoding TatD family hydrolase, producing MLFDSHAHVTDKRFDSDRAEVISRAREAGCVGILNAGACMESSAQAVALAEEYDIVYASVGIHPHDAKDAGPADYEKMAEWAARPKVVAVGEIGLDYYYDFSPRDVQQQVFIRHLDLARQLKLPIIIHDRDAHGDLLSIVKKEAQGLTGVFHCFSGSVEMAREVVKLGFYVSFAGPVTFANAVKTKEVAAAVPLERLLVETDCPYLTPQPYRGRRNEPAYVRYVAEEVARLRGLELEALATAATANVKQLFRIK from the coding sequence ATGCTGTTTGATTCGCATGCTCACGTTACCGATAAGAGGTTTGACAGCGACCGGGCCGAAGTCATCAGCCGGGCCAGGGAAGCCGGCTGTGTCGGCATACTAAACGCCGGCGCCTGTATGGAGTCTTCGGCCCAGGCGGTAGCTTTGGCTGAAGAATACGATATAGTCTATGCTTCAGTCGGTATACACCCTCATGATGCCAAAGATGCCGGTCCGGCCGATTATGAAAAAATGGCGGAATGGGCAGCCCGGCCTAAGGTAGTGGCGGTAGGGGAAATTGGCCTGGATTATTATTACGATTTTTCTCCCCGGGATGTTCAGCAGCAGGTCTTTATCCGCCATCTGGACCTGGCGCGCCAGCTTAAGCTGCCAATTATTATTCATGATCGGGATGCCCATGGAGATTTATTGAGTATTGTTAAAAAAGAGGCCCAAGGGTTAACCGGCGTGTTTCACTGTTTTTCCGGCAGTGTGGAAATGGCCAGGGAAGTAGTGAAACTTGGCTTTTACGTCTCGTTTGCCGGACCGGTGACTTTTGCCAATGCCGTGAAAACAAAAGAGGTAGCGGCAGCCGTACCTTTGGAACGACTGCTGGTTGAAACCGACTGCCCTTATTTGACGCCGCAGCCGTATCGCGGCCGCCGCAATGAACCGGCTTATGTCCGTTATGTAGCGGAAGAAGTGGCAAGACTAAGAGGACTGGAGTTGGAAGCTCTGGCTACGGCGGCTACAGCGAATGTAAAACAATTATTTCGGATTAAATAG
- a CDS encoding ABC transporter ATP-binding protein/permease gives MLADIKRFGRGMWYLTRSYWSSEEKLQAWGLLAVIVGLSLGYVYLQVLYNEWFNHYYSALQEYDWNGIVAAFKEFCILATLNIIVVVYLTYLQQMLEIKWRCWLTERYVGRWLADKAYYRMQLTDKGTDNPDQRISEDLHLFTNMSINLSLGLFRAVVTLISFVAILWQLSGVMTIPLGQQRFTIYGSMVWVAVGYSIVGTWLTHKIGKPLVKLNFEQQRYEADFRFSLVRLRENSESIALFGGEKEEQRAFMNRFQKVLGNFWEIMRRQKQLTWFTAGFGQASIFIRIMLALPRYFAKEIQLGGLMQIATAFDNVREAFSFFVDAYSQLAQWRSVVDRLTGFDKSMADTSQAADREKIERVSSPSRVLATAGLNIKLPDGRPLLEQLNLELAAGDSLLVAGPSGSGKSTLLRTLAGIWPYAAGRVAVPPDYKALFLPQKPYLPLGTLREALLYPKFTNVSAQEIREVMNLCKLDKLAGMIDKTEDWSHVLSLGEQQRIAFARVLLTKPNWLFLDEATSALDEPTERYLYSLLTERLPDITIVSVGHRNTLTSYHKKKLTLDGTGKWSLLN, from the coding sequence ATGTTAGCTGATATAAAAAGATTTGGACGGGGAATGTGGTATTTGACCCGCAGTTACTGGAGTTCGGAAGAAAAATTGCAGGCTTGGGGCCTCTTGGCGGTGATTGTGGGCTTAAGCTTAGGCTATGTTTATCTTCAGGTGTTGTATAACGAATGGTTTAATCACTATTATAGCGCGCTGCAGGAGTATGACTGGAATGGAATTGTAGCTGCCTTTAAGGAATTTTGCATCTTGGCGACCTTAAACATTATCGTCGTAGTTTATCTGACATATCTGCAGCAAATGCTGGAGATAAAATGGCGCTGCTGGCTGACAGAACGCTATGTTGGGCGCTGGCTGGCAGACAAAGCTTACTATCGTATGCAGCTTACCGATAAAGGGACCGACAACCCTGACCAGCGGATCAGTGAGGATTTGCATCTTTTCACCAATATGAGTATCAATCTGTCGCTAGGGCTTTTCAGAGCGGTGGTTACGCTCATCTCCTTTGTGGCTATTCTATGGCAATTGTCAGGGGTTATGACCATTCCTTTGGGGCAACAGCGGTTTACAATTTATGGTAGTATGGTTTGGGTAGCTGTAGGTTATTCAATTGTTGGCACTTGGCTCACTCATAAAATTGGCAAGCCCCTCGTTAAATTGAATTTTGAACAACAGCGGTACGAGGCCGACTTTCGTTTCAGTCTGGTGCGGCTTAGGGAAAACAGCGAAAGCATTGCTCTCTTTGGTGGTGAAAAGGAGGAACAGAGAGCATTTATGAACCGTTTCCAGAAAGTTTTAGGGAATTTCTGGGAAATCATGCGGCGGCAGAAACAACTTACCTGGTTTACCGCCGGCTTCGGTCAAGCTTCTATTTTTATTCGTATCATGCTTGCCTTGCCACGTTATTTTGCCAAAGAAATTCAACTGGGTGGACTTATGCAGATTGCTACCGCTTTTGATAATGTACGGGAGGCCTTTTCTTTTTTTGTTGATGCCTATTCCCAACTGGCCCAGTGGCGGTCGGTGGTTGACCGGCTTACCGGCTTTGACAAAAGCATGGCAGATACCAGTCAGGCAGCAGACAGGGAAAAGATCGAGAGAGTGTCCTCGCCGAGCCGGGTCCTGGCAACGGCAGGGCTGAATATCAAGCTTCCCGACGGCAGGCCGCTGCTGGAACAGCTGAATCTGGAACTGGCGGCAGGGGATTCGCTGCTGGTAGCGGGCCCGTCAGGCAGCGGTAAAAGTACGCTGCTGAGAACCCTGGCCGGCATATGGCCATATGCGGCGGGCAGGGTTGCTGTGCCGCCGGATTACAAGGCTTTGTTTTTGCCGCAAAAGCCGTATTTGCCCCTGGGAACTTTGCGGGAGGCCTTGTTGTACCCGAAATTTACCAATGTCTCTGCGCAGGAGATCCGGGAAGTCATGAATCTGTGCAAACTGGATAAGCTCGCCGGCATGATAGACAAAACCGAAGACTGGTCGCATGTGCTGTCGCTGGGCGAGCAGCAGCGAATCGCCTTCGCCCGCGTGTTGCTGACAAAACCCAACTGGCTGTTCCTTGATGAGGCGACTTCCGCTCTGGACGAGCCGACGGAGCGCTACCTATATTCCCTGCTGACAGAACGCTTGCCGGATATCACTATTGTCAGCGTAGGGCACAGGAACACGCTGACAAGTTATCACAAGAAAAAATTAACTTTGGACGGAACGGGAAAATGGAGTTTACTCAATTAA